In Thermoanaerobaculum aquaticum, the genomic stretch AGGGTGTACAGGGTGTACTCCGCCTCGGCGGCCTGCAGGGCGGTTTTTCCCAGAAGCCCGGCGTGCCGGTATTCCGGGGGCGTGTCCTGCCAAAAGTCGTAATCCCGGTAAATGGGGACGTTTTCCGCCCGGGGGAAACCCGGCGAGACAAGCACCGCAATCTTCCGAGCGGGCACCTTGGCGTAGCGTTGCAGCGCTGCGGAAAACGCCCTTTCCAAACGGGAAACCATTTGCCGCATTTCAAACCAGTACTCCTGGTTCTGTGCCCGCCGGTACTGGTAGGTGGACCAGGTTTCCCGCGCCGGCACATCCCGCACATCAAAGGCCGAAAGGCGAATTTGCCGCTGCAGACCGGTGGCCGAAAGCCGCAACACCTCCTTAAGCGCCCGCAGCAAACGCTCGCTGGAAGCGGTGGGCTCGGTGTGCACCCGCAGGGTGCCGTCAAAGCTCACGATGGCCACCTCCTGCCCGGGGGGCAGACCGCCCTCCAGCATGTCCTGGACGGTGTTCACCACCGTGCGTTTGTCAGTTTCGGTCATGAGGTAAAGGTCAAAGAACAAAACCACCAGCCGGGGCATGGGCTGCCCCACCAGGGAGGGGTCCTTGGCCTGGCTCACCTGCCCACCCTCCACCGCCAGGAAGTTGGTGATGGTTTGCTCCTGATCGTCCTCCCAAAGGCGGAAGTCTTTGGCTTGCAGCCCGTTAACCGGGAGTCCCTGGGCGTCTTTCACCACCACGTCCACGGTGACGTTGTTCACCGTCACCTCGCTGATGAACTTGGGTAGCGACTCCTGCGCCCCGGCTACCCAAGGGAAAAGCCCAAGCAAGAAAACCCATGCGCGTCTCACGGCTCGTCCTCCCATCCGTCAGCGTTAAGCAAGACCCGTGCCATTGGGTTCGCAGCAACCCCTGCTATGGTACACGGGGGGAGGTTTCGATGAAGCGCCTCATTCTTTTCGGTTTGCTTTTTGCCCTCGGGGGAGAGCTGGTGCCGGCCCATGAGGGGGTGTGGTCGGAAGAGGACATAGTGACCCAAGAAAGGGCCCAGGACCTTACGTTTCTCCCCGACGGCCGAGCGCTTTGGGTAAAGACCACCGTAAGTCTCAAAGAAAACCGCGAACTTCACCACCTTTGGCTGACGGAGCTGGGAGGGGAACGCCGACAGCTTACCCGGGGAACCGTTAGCGATCGCGGGCCCCAGGTTTCCCCCGACGGCAAACTGGTGGCCTTTCTTTCCGACCGCCCCTTGCCCAAGGAAGGGCCCGAGGCCAAAGGACAGCAGGTCTGGCTGCTGCCGGTGGAAGGCGGAGAGCCGTACCCGCTGACCCGCCAAGCTAAAGGTGTTAAAGCTTTCGCGTTCCGCGACAACCAAAGGGTGCTCTTCCTCGCCGAGGACGCCCCCGACGCCCTGGACCGGCAACGGGAAAAGGCTAAGGACGAGGCACAGGTGGTGGAGGACGAGGAGCGTCAGGAGCGGATTCGTTTGTTCCAAGTGGAACTTGCCACCGGCAAGGTGCAGCGCCTCACTACCAACACCTCGCCCATCACCTCCCTGGCGGTGAGCCGCAACGGGCGGTGGGTGGCCTACCAAATCAACGTGAGCCCGTCCTTCGAGGCCGATGCCCGCCGCAAACCCGAGGCGTACCTTTTGGATTTGCAAACGGGGACGACCCACCGCATCCTGGCGGACCGCCGGGCCACCCCTACCGCTTTTCGTTTCACGCCGGATTCGCGCTTTCTGGCGTTTACCGAGACCTTTTCCTCAGACCCCCAGTGGGAAGGGGCAGGGGTTGAAAAGCTCTACGTCCTGAACCTGGAAACCCAGCAGGTGAGCGAGGTTCCCCTGGACTGGCCGCGGGGGCTTTCCTCCCCCTGGGCTTACGCGGTGGCGCCCCAGGGCTTTTGGGTGCTCCTGGCGGACGGTACCCGTAACCTGCTGGCTTTTGTGCAGGAAACCACGGACGGGTTTCACCGGCAGGAGCCTTTGGCCGAGCACGTGCAGGCTTTGGCCGTAGGCCAGGACCGCCAGCACCTGGCGGTTTTGCACTCCACCCCGCAGCAGCCCCCCCAGTGGTGGCGTCTGGAGACCCGCGACGGCAAGCTGGTGCGCACCGATCAACTCACGGACCTCAACCCTCAGCTTGCGGATAAGCCCACCATGCGGGCCGAGGTCATTCGCTGGACGGGAGCCCGGGACGAAACGGTGGAGGGCATCCTTTACTACCCCTTGAACTACCAGGCGGGGAAGCGCTACCCCCTGGTGGTCATGATCCACGGCGGACCTGCGGGGGTGGACCAACTGGAATGGGAAGCCTCCTGGGCCTACGCCCCCCAGCTTTACGCCCAGCGCGGTGCCTTTGTGCTCTTCCCCAACTACCACGGCAGCTCGCACTACGGCCTGGAATGGGTGGAGTCCATCAAGGGGCATTACTACGAGCTGGAAGTGCCCGATATCCTCAGGGGCGTGGATCACCTCATCGCCCAGGGGATGGTGGACCCTGATCGCTTAGGGGTTTTGGGCTGGTCCAACGGGGCCATCCTCACCGTGGCGCTTACGGTGGCCACCGACCGCTTCAAGGCGGCCGCCCCGGGCGCCGGCGACGTCAACTGGATTTCCGACTACGGCAACTGCGCCTTTGGCGTTCGTTTCGACAACTCCTACTTTGGCGGTCCGCCCTGGGAGCAACTGCAAACCTATATTGAAAAATCCCCGCTTTTCCGCTTGCACCAGGTCACAACGCCAACACTGATCTTCTTCGGCAGCGAGGACACATCGGTGCCCACCGAACAGGGCTGGCAGCACTTCCGGGCTTTGCAGCAAATTGGCAAAGCCCCCGTGCGCTTCGTGCTGTTCCCCGGAGAAGGCCATTCGTTAGCTAAGCCTGCCCACCGTTTGCGCAAGCTCAAGGAGGAGCTGGCGTGGTTTGATCGCTACCTCTTTGGCCAACCCACCCAGGACAACCCCTGGCGGAAGGAGGGAAGCCCCCTGGACGTGCTTTTGGCCCGCTCCCGCCAGCCTCAGGTCAACGGTTGGTTTGGCACCTTGATCAAAGGCAAGCTCATTCCCCATACGGTGCCGGTTCCCGCTTTGGGCAACGTCAAGGTAGCCCCCTTTGAGGTGACCCGCGCTCAGTGGGCCGCCCTCAACCCCGGTTTCCGGTTTTCCCCGACGGAAGGCAACCTCCCCATGGTGGGCGTGAGCGCCGAACAGGCCCAGGAGTACTGCCGCAAGCTCTCCCAGCTCACCGGCCGCAAATTCCGCCTTCCCACCAAGGCTGAATGGGAAAAGCTCCAGCACAAGAGCCAGGGCCAGCCGGTGAATTGGGAACGGTGGCTGGGGGAACCCCCAGCCTTCGACGACCTCCCCGAGCTGGCCAAGCTCATTACCCCGGCGGGAGGACCCGCCGTGCTGCTCAAACCCGTGGGCTCCGGTGATCTGGCCTCGGTGGCGGAGGGGATGGCGCTTTTCGACCTCAAAGGCAACGCTGCGGAGTGGGTTTGGGAGGGTGACAAAGCCTTGCTTTTGGGAGGCTGTGCCACCTGCTTTGAGGACCAAACACCTCCCCAGGGCCTGGCGGGCTTTCGGGTGGTGGAGGCGCCGTAAGCGCACCGTAGAAACGGCAAAAAGGGGCGGTCTGGCGACCGCCCCCAGGAAAACGGGCGACCTGCCGGTCGCTGTGTTCCACTTGCCAATGGCAATTGCAGCGTGCCGGTCTCGCGAAATCGGGCGACCAGCCGATCGCCCCTACTCCTCCGCTTCCCGGGCGGCCAGCTCCCGGTCCAGCATGAAGAGCGCCGGGGCATGGTCACCCACCAGCTTGAGGCGGTGGATGATGGGCTCCAGCTGCGCTTCCTCTTCCACCTGCTCGGTCACAAACCACTGCAAAAACGCTTCGGTGGGGTAATCCTTGAGCTGCCGGGCCAAACCCACCAGCGCATGAATGCGAGAGGTGATGTGCTGCTCGTGAGCCAAAGCTGCGGTAAAGGCTGCCAGGGGGCTATCCCAGCTCCCTTGCGGTTGGGGCAGCGCCTTCAGCGACACCTTGCCCCCACGCTCCAGGATGTGGCGGTAAAACTTCATGGCATGGCCCATTTCTTCCTGGGCTTGCACTTCCATCCACTTGGCCATGCCCGGCAACTGCTTGGCGGCAAAGTCCGCCGCCATAGCCAGGTACAGGTAAAACGACCCCATTTCCTCGTAAAGCTGCTCGTTGAGGGCTTTTTCCATTTCGCCGTTCAATGCCATAATTCGCCTCCTTCGGTGCCATTCTAGTCGAAAAGGCCGGTTTGAGCTTCCGTCCAAAATCTGCTAGAAAGGGGTAGGGCTGACCAGCCGCCAAGGCGAACCCAGCACCCCAAAGGAGCACGTGGTTATGGCCAACGTTGTGGTTGTGGGAGGGCAGTGGGGCGACGAGGGCAAGGGCAAAGTGGTGGATTTGCTTTGCCCGGCGTTTCGGCATGTGGCTCGTTTCAACGGCGGCAACAACGCCGGCCACACCGTGCGCTTTGCCGATCGCCACTTTGCGCTGCACCTTATCCCCTCCGGGATCCTCCATGAGAACTGCCAGTGCTACATCGGGCCGGGGGTGGTGGTGAACCCGGTGAGCTTGGTTTCCGAAGTGGAAAACCTGGAGGCCCAGGGTGTCCCCGTGCGGCACCGCTTGCACCTTTCCCCCCGGGCCCACTTGGTTCTTCCCCACCACCGGGCCCTCGATGTGGCCCGGGAGGAAGCCAAAGGCGCCAGGAAAATCGGCACCACCGGGCGCGGCATCGGACCCACCTACGAAACCAGAGCCTCCCGCACCGGTTTGCGCGCCGGTCTCGCCCGCGATCCCCAACGCCTGCGGGAGAAGGCCAGCGCCTTGGCCGCCGAGCTTTCCCGCCAGCTGGCCACCTACCCCCAAGCCCAGCAACCCACAGAAGAAGAGCTGGAGCAAGCCCTGGCCAGCGCCGAAAAGCTCGTGCCCTTCCTGCGGCCGGTGGATAGCCTGCTGGCGGCTGCCTGGAAGAAAGGCGAGG encodes the following:
- a CDS encoding VWA domain-containing protein translates to MRRAWVFLLGLFPWVAGAQESLPKFISEVTVNNVTVDVVVKDAQGLPVNGLQAKDFRLWEDDQEQTITNFLAVEGGQVSQAKDPSLVGQPMPRLVVLFFDLYLMTETDKRTVVNTVQDMLEGGLPPGQEVAIVSFDGTLRVHTEPTASSERLLRALKEVLRLSATGLQRQIRLSAFDVRDVPARETWSTYQYRRAQNQEYWFEMRQMVSRLERAFSAALQRYAKVPARKIAVLVSPGFPRAENVPIYRDYDFWQDTPPEYRHAGLLGKTALQAAEAEYTLYTLDPSGTQLTTADASQRSSPLESGDVGNAAFWREADRKDTLIQAARLTGGEAIFSTDAGAALADVERITATYYSLAFQPPHAGDGKRHTIRVEVVGHPEYQLTYRREYVDRPIAERDADRIRAGLLLGEQSNDLGLVLVLDKPTSKLRVGARGMRVYRMGAELRIPYAKLTLLPRGNTHWGQVQVVILVVDAAGNQSELAHQLVPLELPNNQVEDARRRGYFAYRFTLELEGGEQSLRVAVEDTLAKATSTVMAALKL
- a CDS encoding prolyl oligopeptidase family serine peptidase, whose product is MKRLILFGLLFALGGELVPAHEGVWSEEDIVTQERAQDLTFLPDGRALWVKTTVSLKENRELHHLWLTELGGERRQLTRGTVSDRGPQVSPDGKLVAFLSDRPLPKEGPEAKGQQVWLLPVEGGEPYPLTRQAKGVKAFAFRDNQRVLFLAEDAPDALDRQREKAKDEAQVVEDEERQERIRLFQVELATGKVQRLTTNTSPITSLAVSRNGRWVAYQINVSPSFEADARRKPEAYLLDLQTGTTHRILADRRATPTAFRFTPDSRFLAFTETFSSDPQWEGAGVEKLYVLNLETQQVSEVPLDWPRGLSSPWAYAVAPQGFWVLLADGTRNLLAFVQETTDGFHRQEPLAEHVQALAVGQDRQHLAVLHSTPQQPPQWWRLETRDGKLVRTDQLTDLNPQLADKPTMRAEVIRWTGARDETVEGILYYPLNYQAGKRYPLVVMIHGGPAGVDQLEWEASWAYAPQLYAQRGAFVLFPNYHGSSHYGLEWVESIKGHYYELEVPDILRGVDHLIAQGMVDPDRLGVLGWSNGAILTVALTVATDRFKAAAPGAGDVNWISDYGNCAFGVRFDNSYFGGPPWEQLQTYIEKSPLFRLHQVTTPTLIFFGSEDTSVPTEQGWQHFRALQQIGKAPVRFVLFPGEGHSLAKPAHRLRKLKEELAWFDRYLFGQPTQDNPWRKEGSPLDVLLARSRQPQVNGWFGTLIKGKLIPHTVPVPALGNVKVAPFEVTRAQWAALNPGFRFSPTEGNLPMVGVSAEQAQEYCRKLSQLTGRKFRLPTKAEWEKLQHKSQGQPVNWERWLGEPPAFDDLPELAKLITPAGGPAVLLKPVGSGDLASVAEGMALFDLKGNAAEWVWEGDKALLLGGCATCFEDQTPPQGLAGFRVVEAP
- a CDS encoding ferritin, with translation MALNGEMEKALNEQLYEEMGSFYLYLAMAADFAAKQLPGMAKWMEVQAQEEMGHAMKFYRHILERGGKVSLKALPQPQGSWDSPLAAFTAALAHEQHITSRIHALVGLARQLKDYPTEAFLQWFVTEQVEEEAQLEPIIHRLKLVGDHAPALFMLDRELAAREAEE